In one Agathobacter rectalis ATCC 33656 genomic region, the following are encoded:
- a CDS encoding Cof-type HAD-IIB family hydrolase, giving the protein MSKTVFFDIDGTIWDDDMVIPESTLEAVAALKANGHLAFICTGRARASVRSEKLLNMGFDGIIAACGNYIEMDGKVIYENDLSADMVQKVIRVLSECKMPVVLEGSTDYWIDDEGFEDDPYVDYLFESLGEHAHIIRGYDGEIRINKFSADVIDGTDYERVKAEFADDFLILEHVENVVEFVPKGTSKATGIKWLCNHLDIPLDETYAIGDSVNDLEMLESVGHGIAMGNSMPPVKEIAEYVTSDISDDGVKNALKHYGLI; this is encoded by the coding sequence ATGAGTAAAACAGTATTTTTTGACATAGACGGAACAATATGGGACGATGACATGGTAATTCCTGAAAGCACCCTAGAGGCTGTGGCAGCCCTCAAGGCAAACGGACATCTGGCATTTATATGTACAGGACGTGCCAGAGCCAGTGTGAGGTCAGAGAAGCTATTAAATATGGGTTTTGATGGAATAATTGCGGCATGTGGCAACTATATTGAAATGGATGGCAAAGTAATATACGAAAATGACCTGAGCGCAGATATGGTACAAAAGGTCATAAGGGTGCTTTCTGAGTGTAAAATGCCTGTAGTGCTTGAGGGCTCCACAGACTATTGGATAGATGACGAGGGCTTTGAGGATGATCCGTATGTGGATTACCTTTTTGAGTCACTTGGTGAGCATGCACATATAATAAGAGGATATGACGGCGAAATAAGAATTAATAAATTCTCCGCTGACGTGATAGATGGTACTGATTATGAGCGTGTGAAGGCAGAGTTTGCCGATGATTTTCTGATACTTGAGCATGTGGAAAATGTCGTGGAGTTTGTGCCGAAAGGAACCTCAAAGGCAACCGGCATCAAATGGCTGTGCAATCATCTGGATATCCCGCTTGATGAAACATACGCGATAGGCGACAGTGTAAATGACCTTGAAATGCTTGAGAGTGTAGGACATGGAATCGCGATGGGCAACTCAATGCCACCGGTTAAAGAAATTGCGGAATATGTCACATCGGATATTTCAGATGATGGAGTGAAAAATGCGTTAAAGCATTACGGATTGATATAG
- a CDS encoding co-chaperone GroES, with amino-acid sequence MKLVPLSDRVVLKQLEAEETTKSGIILTSSAQEKPQEAEVIAVGPGGMVDGKEVKMQVTVGQKVIYSKYAGTEVKLDGEEYIIVRQNDILAVVE; translated from the coding sequence ATGAAATTAGTTCCATTATCAGACAGAGTAGTATTAAAGCAGTTAGAAGCAGAGGAAACAACAAAATCGGGAATCATCCTTACAAGTTCAGCACAGGAGAAGCCACAGGAGGCTGAGGTTATCGCAGTAGGACCTGGCGGAATGGTTGACGGCAAGGAAGTTAAGATGCAGGTAACAGTCGGACAGAAGGTTATTTATTCTAAATACGCAGGCACAGAGGTTAAGCTTGACGGAGAAGAGTACATCATCGTTAGACAGAATGATATTCTTGCAGTAGTAGAGTAA